The Microbacterium trichothecenolyticum sequence CCTTGTCGTGAGCTCGGGGCGCGTCAGGCCGAGCGACGGCGCAGCGCTGCCGACACGATCGCCACGATCGTTCCGACCGCCACGCCGATGACCGTCTCGACCACCCGGTCACGCAGCAGCAGCTCGGTGCCTACGGGTGACGCCAGCGACACCATGAGCAGTGCCAGCGGTGTGACGAAGATCATGGCGATGCCGTAGTTGCGGCCGACGTACAGCTCCGCCCCGGCCTGCAGCGCGACCGCCACCACGATCACGAGCCACGGGGGCAGATGCAGCACGAGCAGTCCCGCCGCGATGAGCACACCCAGGAGCGTTCCGACGAGGCGTTGGACCCCGCGGATGAGGCGGGCGCTCACGTGGGCCCCGCCGACGGCGGCGACCGCGCCGACCATGGCCCAGTACCAGTGCGTGCCGACCAGGAGCACGCCGGCGATCCCCGCCAGCAGCGTGGCGACGCCGACGGTGACGGTCATCTCCCACGCCACGGCGCCGATGCGCGGCCGCGGACGGGCGGGACGATTCCAGGGGCGTCGCCGCACGAGGGCGATCCCCGCCGTGATCAGCAGGCTCCACACGACGCTCGCGCCACCGATCAGCAGCACGGTCGCGAACGATCCGGCGGTAGCGGGGAAGCTCGCGGTGGCACCCGCGGCGAACACCGCGAACAGTGCGCCGGGCGGATGCCAACGGTCCCGGTAGGCGAAGAGGGTGACGCCCGCGGCGAGAGCGGCGACGACCACGACACGGGCGAACACCGGGACCGACGACACCGACACAGCGGTGCCCACGAGCATCGCCGCCAGCAGCACGCCCCCGGCTGTCGCCTGCATCCGCAGGCGTGCTCGCGGCCCGTCGGCGCGTCCGTAGAGGGCGGCGAAGGCGCCGAAGCTGGCGTACACGGCGATGTCGAGCCGACCGAGCAGCAGCAGGATCAGCAGCGGCACGCCGACGCTGATCACGGCCCGAAGGGCCACGCGATGATCGCCCTGTCGTGGCCCCACGCGGACGACGCCGGTCCACACGCGCCCCCGGGATTCCGCCACCCGTCCAGCCTACGCGCAGGGGCCGCGGCGACTCGCGCCGGACACCGCCGCTGCTTTCGCGTTGGAGTTCCGCCCCCTCGCTCGGGGAGGAGGACCACCCGCTCGAGCGGGCGACGCACGTCGTTCGACGTCGAACGATGAAGGGATGCCTCGACACGCGGTTCCGTAGGGTGGAAAGCCCCGATTCCGCGAGGAGAGACGTGTTCCGCACGCCCCTGACCCTGTTCCGCACGCTCGCGATCGCCGAGGCGGTGTCGTGGACGGTCCTCATCGTCGGTCTCGTCGTGCGCGCGAGTACCGACCTGTCGGTCGCGGTCTCGATCGGTGGAGCCATCCACGGCTTCGTCTTCCTCGCGTACGGCGCGACGGCCGTGCTCGTCGCCCTCAACCAGCGGTGGGGAGCGGGACCGACCGCAGCGGCGATCGTCAGTGCCGTCATCCCGTACGCCAGCATCCCGGTCGAGATCTGGCTCCAGCGCAGCGCACGCCTGCGTGGCGCATGGCGGGTCGACGACAGCGGCGACCCGCGCGATCGGCGTGCGTTCGACCGTGTCCTGCGATTCTTCCTGCGGCGCCCCTGGGCGCTCGCCGGCGTCGTCGTGGTCGTGGTCGTGGTGGTGTTCGCGGCGTTGCTGACCCTGGGCCCTCCGGGCGGCAAGGGCTGACGGAGACCCGGGTGCGGGCGCGACGGAAACGGACCCGGCCCGGGAACGCTCCCTCAGCGTACGAAGATGCGGGCCAGCGCGGGCGTGACGGTGCAGGTCGTGCTGAACGTCTCGACGGTGCCGGAGAGCGCGACCTGCGCGCGCCCCGAGCCCACGAAGCGCACCACCTCGTCACGGGAGAGCCGACCGGCCGCGGAGTTTGCGACGTGGCGGACCTCTCCGGCCAGCCGGCCCATGATGGTGAGGTCGAGATCCACACCCGTGATCGGCCCCGTGCGCGAGGCGGCCCGCCATCCCACCGCCACGAGCCCGCCGCCGCGGCCCGTCACCGTGAGCGTGATCTCGCCGCCCAGCAGAGCCACGCCGACGAGGGCGGTGGTCGCGGGGCGCCGGCGCACGGCTGCTCCTTTCGGATGCCGAGAATCTACGCTCCGGGCGCGCGCCGCGCACTCATCGTTTCGTCGACACCGTGACCGTGAACTTGCGGTCCCGCGCCACCTGACGGGTAGGTCCGACGATCCGTTCGAGAGCGGGGCGGTACCGCAGGGCGGAGTTCCACACCGTCCACAGCTCGCCACCCGGCCGCAGGACGCGCGCGGCATCGGCGAACATGCGCGGAGCGAGCCGCTCGTCGATGGCGGCACCCGCGTGGAACGGCGGATTCAGCGCGATGAACGACGAACGGGCACCCGGTTGCGACGAGAGCACGTCGTCGCGCACCACCTCGACGCGGTCGGCCACCCCGTTCGCCTCCGCGGTCGCGCGCGCGGAGGCCACCGCGACCGCGGACTGATCGCTCGCCCGCACGCGAAGGGCCGGATGCCGCAGGGCCAGTGTCGCGGCCACGACGCCGGTGCCGCAGGCGAGGTCGACGGCGTCGCCACCGGCGGGCTCGGGCAGGTGCGCGAGGAGCAGGCGGGTGCCGATGTCGATCGAGGCCCCCGCGAAGGCTCCGCCGAAGGCCCGCACCTCGATGCCGTCGACGCGAGCGCTCGCCGGCTGCGGCTCGGCGCCGTCGTGGGGGCCTCGGGCGACCAGGACGCGGGACTTCTGCCGCGCGCGCGTCACGTCGACGCGATCGAAACGCTCGCGCAGCACGTCGTTCATCGTCACGCTCATGTGCTTGATACGGCCCCCGGCGAAGACCACGGCGTCGGGGTGCGCGTGCAGGGCGATGAGCCCGGCGATATCGCCGAGCGCCGCCAACGAGCGGGGCAGGCGCAGCAGCACGACGCGCGCACCCGCCAGCAGGTCGGCGCCGAGATCGTGCGACGTCGAGGCGTCGGCCAGGCCGGCATCGACCGCGTTCGCCTCCAGCGCCCGTTCCCTCAGCAGCTCGTCTTGATGCACCCGGATGCCGCGCGCTCCGGCAGCGGCGGCGCCCAGGGTGAGGGCGCCGTAGGCGTCGCCGATGACGACCAGCTCCCCGTCGCCGACACGGGCGCGAGCCGCGGCCGATTCGTCGAGGATCAGCCGATCGGCGGCGTCGACGGCGACGAGGTCGGGTCCCTCGACGTCGGGTCGGCGGCGAAGGGCGGCGAACGAGAAAGGCACCCGGCTACGCTACCCGGCCCTCTCACGGCAACCGCCCGTGCTCCGCCGAGTGCGGCTGTGCGGGGCTCTGTCAGGACCGGCGGTTGGCCGAGGCTGCGGCGGCGGCGAGATCGGCGAGGACCGGGGGAACGTCGTCTGAGGGCACCACCGCCTGCACGAGCGTGAGCCCCGTCGCCGTGCGCGCGGTCGCGAGGGCGTCGCTCAGGGCGCCGACGGTGTCGACGCGCACGCCTGTGCTCGTGCCGGTCGGGTCCATCGCCGCCAGCAGAGCGGTCCAGTCCCACGTGGCGATGTCGTTGTACTGCTCGTGCAGCCCGTGGATGACGCGTTCGACGGTGTAGCCGGCGTTGTCGACGACCACGATGACGGCCGGGATGCCGTGTCGCACGAGCGTGCCGAGCTCGGCGATGGTCAGCTGGGCGGCGCCATCGCCGATGAGCAGCACCGGCCGCCGTTCCGGCCGGGCGAGGGCAGCCCCGAGGATCGCGGGCAGGGTGAAGCCGATGGCGGCCCAGAGCGGCTGACCGCCGAAGACCACGCCGTGCGGGAGTCGCTCGCCGGCCATGCCGTAGAACGAGGTGCCCTGATCGGCGAGCACGGTGTCGCCGTCGCGCAGGAACGCGGCCACTTCGTGCCACAGCGCCGACTGGCTCAGGGGCGTGCCGGCCTCCAGCGGTTCGCGGGGGATGGGTGCGGAGGGCGTGACGTCGAGGCGGAAGCGATCCCGGTGCGTCTCGAGCACCGCGGCGACGGCATCGAGCGCGTCGCTCATCGCGAGGGGGCGGAAGTCGTCGTCGCCGATGCGGGCGTGCTCGCCCCGGATGTCGACCGTTCGGGCCGGATCGATGTGCTGCGAGAAGAAGCCGCTGGTCAGATCGGTGAACTGCACGCCGGCCATCACCAGCAGGTCGGCGTTCTCGATGCCCTCGCGCACGCCCGGGGCGCTCGCGGCGCCGAGGTAGGACCCGAGGTAGCCGGGCGCCGTCTCATCGACGACGCGGCGTCCCCACAGCAGCGATGCGTGGGGCAGGCCGTGCGCGAGCACATGGTGCAGGGCGCTCTCGGCTCCGAGACGCGCCACGAGGATGTCGGCCAGCACTGCGGCGGAGTCGGCGACCTCGAGCCGCGCGGCGATGGCGTCTCGAAAGCGGGCGAGCACACCCGGGTCGGTGACCACATCGGCCGCGGGGAGCGGGGCGGCGGGAGGCTCGGCGGGAGCCTCGCTCACATCGGCGGGAATGAGCAGATACCCGGGGAGGCGCCGGTGGCGCACCACGGTGAGCACGCGGTCGATCTGGACCGTGGCATCCGTCGCCGACAGCACCTCCTGCGCGGCCGTGACCTCAGCCGTCATGCGGGCGAAGTGGCCGAAGTCGCCGTCGCCCAGGGAGTGGTGGCTGGCGCGGCCGGCCGCCTGCACCGCAGTGGTCGGCGCGCCGACCACGTGCAGCACGGGGACGTGCTCGGCGTAGCTGCCCGCGACGGCGCTGATGGCCGAGAGCTCGCCGACGCCGAAGGTCGTGCTGAGGGCACCGAGGCCGTGCATGCGGGCATAACCGTCGGCGGCGTAGCCGGCGCCGAGCTCGTTCGCGCATCCGACCCATTCGATCAGCGGATGCCGTTCGACGTGGTCGAGAAAGGCGAGCGTGAAGTCTCCGGGCACGCCGAAGAGATGACGCACGCCCGACTCAGCGAGGCGATCGAGCAGATAATCGGCCACCGTGTAGGTCGACATCGCCGCCTCCGTCGGTTACCGGGTGCCGAAGTGGAAGGGAATGGCCAGCGAGGCCGCGACGAGGACGATGCCCAGGGCGAAGAAGAGCGCCGGGGCCGCGAGCGAGAACGAGATGCCGGTGAGCAGCATGCCCCCGACGAACAGGATGAGCGAGACGATGAACATGAGGATCCCTTCGGTCGGTCCAGGCTATCGCGCCGGGTCGGTCGGCTGAGTCGCCGACGATCGTGACGCGGTGGCGGGGCGCGGGGTCTCCCCGAGTGCGGCGTGCACCCAGAGCGTGCTCCCGGCGACGGCCGCCGGCATGACGGCGACGGCCCCGAGCGGCACGAGGAAACACAGCTGGGTGGTCACGCCGAAGCCGAGGGCGCGGGCGCGGTTCTCGCGCAGCACGGCACGCCGGGCCTTCCGGTCGAGGCCGCGCGCCGAGAGCGAGCGCGACGTGAGCTCGTCGGCGAGGAGCCACCCGGTCAGCGAGACGCCGACGATCGCGCCCAGCGCCCCGCCCACGAGTGGGATGAGCCCGACGAGCCAGGCCAGGACGGCGACCAGGATGCCGCGCAGCACGAGCCGCACGCTGTCACCGACTCCGCGCCAGAAGCCGTACTCGCTGTCGGGCACCGCGCCGAGCGCCGAGCGCTCCGTCGCTCGCCAGATGCGGTCGTAGATCGGCTCGCCGACGGTCAGCGTCAGGGCGGTGAACGAGATCGCGACGACGAAGAGGGCGGCGCCGAACGAGGCGGCGCCGATCGCTGCGCGCAACGCATCCGCCCAGAACGGCGCCCACCCGTCGGCGAACGGCGTCCAGTCGTCGACGACGTGGGAGAGCAGGATCGCCCAGCCCACGAGCGCGGCGCCGAGAACGAGTCCGACGACGGCGCCGGGGATGAGGCCGAGCGCCATCGCGCCGGGCGTCCGACGCCACTGACCGAGGCCCCGGGCGAGCAGGGCGGCGCCGGCGAGGAACTCCTTCATGTCGGAAGTCTCGCAGGGTTACGCGTGCGTCGACACGAATTTGACACCGGGTGGCTCGCGGGACAGGATGACTTCACAGCGAACTGATAATCATTATCAGTAACGCGTGCATTCAGGTGGAGAGGACGACATGCCGACGGCATCCCTTTGCCATCCGCACACCGCCGGACACCTGGGTCCCGGGGGACTCCCGCGCTGCGGCTGCGCCCGCCCCCTCTCGAACCCTGTCTCGCTTCCCCGGCCGGCGGTCGACGGACGCGGGTGGTCCCCGCTGCGACGTCAGCACGTCGGATTCGTCCGCGCGCACTTCATCTACTCCGACCGAATGAGCTGCCTCGGAGCCTGACACCCCGGGTCCCGCGGGCGGTCTCCTCGACCGTGCGCCGACGCAGGCATCCGAGTCGCTCCGCACGTCGGCGCGCCCGCACTCTTCCACGTTTCGGAGAACCATTCGTCATGAGCACCACCATCCAGGCGCCTCCCGCCCCCTCGTCTCGATCGGCACAGGCCCCGATCGCGCGCATCGTCCTCGCCCTCGTCGCCGCTCTCGCGTTGACGCTGGGTGTCAGCACGCCCTCGTTCGCCGCCACCGGCGCGCAGACGGGGGAGTGGGACATCCTCGCGACCTCGGCGGCGCAGTCACCGCGCCTGCAGAGCTACAACCACGAGAGCGAGACCTGGGACACGGTCCTGAGCCCCTCGGCCTCGTTCGCTGTCGGCAGTGGCAAGCGCATCGACGGTGACGACGCCACGGCGACCTCGCCCGTCTCGGGCGGCGGCCTCCGCTTCGCCAACACCGCGTCGGTCGCCCGCTCGGCCACGTTCACCATCACCGTCCCCGCAGGTACGGGGCTGGCGATCACCGACGTCTCCAACGGCACGGTCCGTTCGGTGCCGGTGTCGTCGTCGGACCAGACGCTGACGATCTCGACCGGCTCGGTCGCGGCGAACTCGCAGTGGCACCGCCACTACACGTGGGAGTTCAGCGGCAGCGCGAGCTCCGTCGATCTCCCGGTCTCGGTGCGCGTGCGCAACGCGTCGTCGGGGTCGACGGCCTACACCGCGACGGCTACCTACCGCTTCACCTTCTGATCGATCGTGCGGGGGCGGTGACTCGTCACGCCCCCGCACTCCCCTCTGGAAAGATCTCGAATGCCTCGCCCCGTTCGTCCCCGGTTCACCGGCCCCTCCGCCCGACCGCTGGCCGTGCGCGCTCGCTTCGTCTCGGCGATCCTCGCCGCGACGATGATCGCGACCACCGTCACTCCCGCCCATGCGAGCGATGACCCGGTACCCGACGTCGGGGCGGTGGTGGAGACCGCTGATTCGGCATCCACCCCGACGCCGACTCCGGAGGCGACGCCCTCCGTCTCCCCGGCCCCGGAGGCGAGCCCGCGCGTCGAGGCGAACGCGGCGCCGGAGGCCCCCGCTGTCTCGACTTCTCCCGAGTCTTTCTCGGTGGAGGCGACGGATGCCGACGTCGAAACGGCCGCCGAGCCCGGTCCCGTCGTTCTCGACGGCGGCCGGGTCGATCTGGCGTCGCGGATCGTCGACGGCGACCTTCGAGTCGATCTGGAGACGGAGGGGCGAACCCTCGATCCCGCGGGGACGGTCTTCGTCGTCCGCGATGCCGAAGCGTGGCCAGGCGAGGCCGAGGGGCAGGACCCGGCGTTCTGGTCCGAGGTGTCGTCGGAGCGCACGCCGATCTGGAGAACCCCCACCCCGTCGACGCCCGGCACCGGACCGTCCCTCGTGGTGAATGCGAGCGGGGTCGACCCTGCCGCTCTCCTCGTCCCCACGAACACCGTCGAAGCGACCGTCCGCTCGTGGCTCGTCAGCGCATCGGATCCGGCCACGACGGGTCTGCTCGGCGACGGGACGTACGACCTCGGCACGTCGCAGCGCTCGGGGCGCAGCATCCCCGTCGCTCAGACGTACCCGCAGCCCGAGAGCGCCTTCGGACCGGCTCAGCTCCCGATCGCCGCCGCATTCGCCGCGGAGGGCACCTCCTGCGTCACGATCGGCACGCACGCCCAGCTCGCCGACGGGACCTTCGTCAACCACGACGTCACGCTCACCTTCGCCGTCGGCGCCGTCGACATCGCCACGGTGAGTCCCTGCGCACAGCCCGCTGCGATCCCTCCGCAGGAACCGCAACCCCGGCCCTCGACCGCGACGGGCGTCACCGTGGTGTCGTCGGGAACGGCGCTGCTGGCCACGACCCTGCACGAGGGTTCCCTCTCACTCGACGCCGTCGTCGAGGACCGCGGACGCACCACGTCGTACGACCCGTCTCGCGTGGTGTTCTCGCTGCCCCACCGCGACACGCGCTGGCCGGCGACCGGGTACCGGGCGACGCAGCAGGACATCTGGGCGCGCCACCTCGCCCCGGAGGAACGGGCCTACCGGACGCTCGGGCGCTTCATCGCGCCGGGCACCGCGCCGTCGGAGCGCGATGAGTGGAGCAACGATCTCACGCTCGACCTCGAGGCACGCTTCGTCGACGGCGCGTCGCTGGCGCCCGACTCCGGGGTCGACTACTCCTTCCTCGGAGCGACCAGCACCGCGCAGACCGGTCGGTTCTTCGCCTACTGGCAATCGGGCCCCCTCGTGCCGTCGCCGGATGCCATCGGCTTCTGGAGCACGCGCGCGCCCCAGGAGGCCGTCCCCCAGTGGCGTGCGGTCTCCAGCGCAGACGCCCCGTTCTACGCCCGAGACAAGCAGGACGCCGGCCTGGAAGCTCTCGGCACCGCCTTCACCGAGCCAGGGGTGTACTGCGTCACGCTGGAGTCGTCGACGACGCTCGTCGACGGCGCCCCGGTGTCGGACCGGGCGACCTTCACGTTCGCCGTCGGCGTCGACGCGGCGGCCGTGAAGCCGTGCGCGCAGGACAGCGGCGCCGCCA is a genomic window containing:
- a CDS encoding FUSC family protein; protein product: MAESRGRVWTGVVRVGPRQGDHRVALRAVISVGVPLLILLLLGRLDIAVYASFGAFAALYGRADGPRARLRMQATAGGVLLAAMLVGTAVSVSSVPVFARVVVVAALAAGVTLFAYRDRWHPPGALFAVFAAGATASFPATAGSFATVLLIGGASVVWSLLITAGIALVRRRPWNRPARPRPRIGAVAWEMTVTVGVATLLAGIAGVLLVGTHWYWAMVGAVAAVGGAHVSARLIRGVQRLVGTLLGVLIAAGLLVLHLPPWLVIVVAVALQAGAELYVGRNYGIAMIFVTPLALLMVSLASPVGTELLLRDRVVETVIGVAVGTIVAIVSAALRRRSA
- a CDS encoding DUF3817 domain-containing protein is translated as MFRTPLTLFRTLAIAEAVSWTVLIVGLVVRASTDLSVAVSIGGAIHGFVFLAYGATAVLVALNQRWGAGPTAAAIVSAVIPYASIPVEIWLQRSARLRGAWRVDDSGDPRDRRAFDRVLRFFLRRPWALAGVVVVVVVVVFAALLTLGPPGGKG
- a CDS encoding class I SAM-dependent methyltransferase encodes the protein MPFSFAALRRRPDVEGPDLVAVDAADRLILDESAAARARVGDGELVVIGDAYGALTLGAAAAGARGIRVHQDELLRERALEANAVDAGLADASTSHDLGADLLAGARVVLLRLPRSLAALGDIAGLIALHAHPDAVVFAGGRIKHMSVTMNDVLRERFDRVDVTRARQKSRVLVARGPHDGAEPQPASARVDGIEVRAFGGAFAGASIDIGTRLLLAHLPEPAGGDAVDLACGTGVVAATLALRHPALRVRASDQSAVAVASARATAEANGVADRVEVVRDDVLSSQPGARSSFIALNPPFHAGAAIDERLAPRMFADAARVLRPGGELWTVWNSALRYRPALERIVGPTRQVARDRKFTVTVSTKR
- a CDS encoding alpha-keto acid decarboxylase family protein, with protein sequence MSTYTVADYLLDRLAESGVRHLFGVPGDFTLAFLDHVERHPLIEWVGCANELGAGYAADGYARMHGLGALSTTFGVGELSAISAVAGSYAEHVPVLHVVGAPTTAVQAAGRASHHSLGDGDFGHFARMTAEVTAAQEVLSATDATVQIDRVLTVVRHRRLPGYLLIPADVSEAPAEPPAAPLPAADVVTDPGVLARFRDAIAARLEVADSAAVLADILVARLGAESALHHVLAHGLPHASLLWGRRVVDETAPGYLGSYLGAASAPGVREGIENADLLVMAGVQFTDLTSGFFSQHIDPARTVDIRGEHARIGDDDFRPLAMSDALDAVAAVLETHRDRFRLDVTPSAPIPREPLEAGTPLSQSALWHEVAAFLRDGDTVLADQGTSFYGMAGERLPHGVVFGGQPLWAAIGFTLPAILGAALARPERRPVLLIGDGAAQLTIAELGTLVRHGIPAVIVVVDNAGYTVERVIHGLHEQYNDIATWDWTALLAAMDPTGTSTGVRVDTVGALSDALATARTATGLTLVQAVVPSDDVPPVLADLAAAAASANRRS
- a CDS encoding EI24 domain-containing protein — translated: MKEFLAGAALLARGLGQWRRTPGAMALGLIPGAVVGLVLGAALVGWAILLSHVVDDWTPFADGWAPFWADALRAAIGAASFGAALFVVAISFTALTLTVGEPIYDRIWRATERSALGAVPDSEYGFWRGVGDSVRLVLRGILVAVLAWLVGLIPLVGGALGAIVGVSLTGWLLADELTSRSLSARGLDRKARRAVLRENRARALGFGVTTQLCFLVPLGAVAVMPAAVAGSTLWVHAALGETPRPATASRSSATQPTDPAR